A region from the Cryptosporangium arvum DSM 44712 genome encodes:
- the mca gene encoding mycothiol conjugate amidase Mca, which translates to MAVHAHPDDESSKGAATMARYVRDGVSVLVATCTGGERGSVLNPQMDRPEVWANLSDLRREEMANARAILGVDQAWLGFVDSGLPEGDPLPPLPEGCFATQPLEVAAAPLVRLVREFRPHVILTYDENGGYPHPDHIMCHRVSVEAYEAAGDPERYVEQGEPWQPLKLYYHMSFSKARVLKLDEAMKAAGLESPYEEWLQNWPDDRPDPGDRITTRINCGEYFGLRDDALRAHATQVDPNGRWFGVPLEVQREVWPTEDYELARSAVESERPEDDLFAGVREAVKAR; encoded by the coding sequence ATGGCCGTGCACGCCCATCCGGACGACGAGTCGAGCAAGGGGGCCGCCACCATGGCCCGTTACGTGCGTGACGGGGTCTCGGTCCTCGTCGCCACGTGCACCGGTGGCGAGCGGGGCTCCGTGCTCAACCCCCAGATGGACCGGCCCGAGGTCTGGGCGAACCTCAGCGACCTGCGCCGCGAGGAGATGGCGAACGCGCGCGCGATCCTCGGCGTCGACCAGGCGTGGCTGGGCTTCGTGGACTCCGGCCTCCCGGAGGGCGATCCGCTGCCGCCGCTACCCGAGGGCTGCTTCGCGACCCAGCCGCTCGAAGTGGCCGCCGCGCCCCTGGTGCGCCTCGTGCGTGAGTTCCGTCCGCACGTGATCCTCACCTACGACGAGAACGGCGGGTACCCGCACCCCGACCACATCATGTGCCACCGGGTGTCGGTCGAGGCCTACGAGGCGGCCGGCGACCCCGAGCGGTACGTCGAGCAGGGCGAGCCCTGGCAGCCGCTGAAGCTCTACTACCACATGAGCTTCTCCAAGGCCCGGGTGCTGAAGCTGGACGAGGCGATGAAGGCCGCCGGTCTGGAGTCGCCCTACGAGGAGTGGCTGCAGAACTGGCCGGACGACCGGCCGGACCCCGGGGACCGCATCACCACGCGGATCAACTGTGGTGAGTACTTCGGCCTCCGTGACGACGCGCTGCGCGCGCACGCCACCCAGGTCGACCCGAACGGGCGCTGGTTCGGCGTCCCGCTGGAGGTCCAGCGGGAGGTCTGGCCCACCGAGGACTACGAGTTGGCCCGCTCGGCGGTCGAGAGCGAGCGGCCGGAAGATGATCTGTTCGCAGGAGTACGCGAGGCGGTGAAGGCACGATGA
- a CDS encoding DUF4307 domain-containing protein — protein MTAPVFPPGRYGRRRSRRAYPRWLVPALVGAVMVAGLTIAGKLYSTYGDDHVEGRVLRYSVVSDREVRIEFEISGSRETPMKCAVRSRGEDGSEVGRTELTVPEGDSVVTRTVTLATSQRAVSGESGGCAPAG, from the coding sequence GTGACGGCACCCGTATTTCCTCCCGGCCGCTACGGTCGTCGGCGTAGCCGGCGCGCCTACCCCCGTTGGCTGGTCCCGGCGCTGGTGGGAGCCGTGATGGTGGCGGGCCTGACGATCGCCGGAAAGCTCTACTCCACCTACGGCGACGACCACGTGGAAGGTCGCGTGCTCCGGTACTCGGTGGTCTCCGACCGCGAGGTCCGGATCGAGTTCGAGATCTCCGGGTCCCGGGAGACGCCGATGAAGTGCGCGGTGCGCTCGCGGGGGGAGGACGGCTCCGAAGTGGGCCGCACCGAGCTGACGGTTCCGGAGGGTGACTCCGTGGTCACTCGAACCGTTACTCTGGCCACCTCGCAGCGAGCGGTGAGCGGCGAGTCCGGCGGGTGCGCCCCCGCCGGGTGA
- a CDS encoding putative bifunctional diguanylate cyclase/phosphodiesterase, with protein MTVLAAVCIAGVALTLPAPGTDWWAVPLVTLMVAISRIWIVRRYIGGSGILVDWGEAVLIVGLVLLPPGWTVLTAAIGTAGAMAWKRFDPVKAWFNVATTIVGVSAAATAMVAIAGAQPDPISWRGALALTAMAAISAVVSELACAAAVAFSRGDTFRSVVFEGVGTRALGLLLNLAIGALILAVARYAPYLLVVLPPVLWLLIEGFAGRVRTRIERRMWQRLSAATQEMGHLDIDAVLRTAIVESAKLFGADVVEVEWKRANGDAVLTRGDAAGEIWQGKPGLYRPEQTMFPVSLVNGSGPSFGELRLCFRSQVRLPEREQLALATLGSALAGTMQNAYVHQQLHDLATQDALTGLANRACLMAEGNAVLTSGHGTVALLLLDLDHFRQVNDTLGHEAGDDLLRVVAERLRVRVAPGETLARLHGDEFALLMPGQASQGAASAHAHARAETLLGALGGPLVVDGVELSIEATAGIVAVETGGCDTVELLRRADSAMFRAKAGGVQLLEFDAERDTASVDRLALASEMQAALAADDQIIIQLQPSVDLVAGKPLGAEVLVRWRHPRRGMLSPASFIPDLEHTDLIAPLTRRVFELALGTYRTWLDDGIDAPVAVNLSARSLLDRDLPDEVSRLLAEFDVPPDRLVLEITETAMMSELEVVDEVLTALRDRGVRLSLDDFGTGFSSLTSVARVTVDEIKIDRQFVIAMESSRQAEAVVRMTVGLAHTLGLRAIAEGVETAQQRAELMKLGCHGAQGFFFYPPLDPDDAKIVLAARGGPDGPPE; from the coding sequence ATGACCGTATTGGCGGCGGTCTGTATTGCCGGGGTCGCGCTCACATTGCCCGCGCCCGGCACCGACTGGTGGGCCGTCCCGCTCGTCACCCTGATGGTGGCGATCAGCCGGATCTGGATCGTGCGCCGCTACATCGGCGGCAGCGGCATCCTCGTCGACTGGGGCGAGGCCGTTCTCATCGTCGGGCTGGTTTTGCTGCCGCCCGGCTGGACCGTCCTGACCGCTGCGATCGGCACCGCCGGCGCGATGGCCTGGAAGCGATTCGATCCGGTCAAAGCCTGGTTCAACGTCGCCACGACAATTGTCGGAGTCAGTGCGGCCGCGACCGCCATGGTGGCGATCGCCGGTGCGCAACCCGATCCGATCAGCTGGCGCGGAGCGCTCGCGCTGACCGCGATGGCCGCGATCTCCGCGGTGGTGAGCGAGCTGGCCTGTGCGGCGGCGGTCGCGTTCTCGCGCGGTGACACGTTCCGCTCCGTCGTCTTCGAAGGTGTCGGCACCCGCGCGCTCGGACTCCTGCTCAATCTGGCGATCGGCGCGCTCATTCTCGCGGTCGCCCGCTACGCGCCTTATCTACTCGTGGTTCTCCCGCCGGTGCTCTGGCTGCTGATCGAAGGCTTCGCCGGCCGGGTCCGCACCCGGATCGAGCGCCGGATGTGGCAGCGGCTGTCCGCGGCCACACAGGAAATGGGTCACCTCGATATCGACGCAGTGTTACGGACTGCCATCGTCGAGTCGGCCAAACTCTTCGGCGCCGACGTCGTCGAGGTCGAGTGGAAGCGGGCCAACGGCGACGCGGTACTCACCCGCGGTGACGCCGCCGGCGAGATCTGGCAGGGCAAGCCCGGCCTCTACCGCCCCGAGCAGACGATGTTCCCGGTCTCGCTCGTCAACGGCTCCGGTCCCTCGTTCGGCGAGCTGCGGCTGTGCTTCCGCTCGCAGGTGCGGCTGCCCGAGCGCGAGCAGCTCGCGCTGGCCACGCTGGGAAGCGCGCTGGCCGGCACCATGCAGAACGCGTACGTCCACCAGCAGCTGCACGACCTCGCGACGCAGGACGCGCTGACCGGCCTGGCCAACCGCGCCTGCCTGATGGCCGAGGGCAACGCGGTGCTGACCAGCGGACACGGCACGGTCGCCCTGCTCCTGCTCGACCTCGACCACTTCCGCCAGGTCAACGACACGCTCGGGCACGAGGCCGGTGACGACCTGCTGCGTGTCGTCGCCGAGCGGCTCCGGGTCCGGGTGGCGCCGGGGGAGACGCTCGCGCGGCTGCACGGCGACGAGTTCGCGCTGCTGATGCCCGGGCAGGCCAGTCAGGGCGCGGCGTCGGCGCACGCGCACGCCCGGGCCGAGACGCTCCTCGGTGCGCTCGGCGGCCCGCTCGTCGTCGACGGGGTGGAGCTCTCGATCGAGGCCACCGCCGGGATCGTCGCGGTGGAGACCGGCGGCTGCGACACGGTCGAGCTGCTGCGCCGGGCGGACTCGGCGATGTTCCGCGCCAAGGCGGGCGGCGTCCAGCTGCTGGAGTTCGACGCCGAGCGCGACACCGCGAGCGTCGACCGGCTGGCGTTGGCCTCCGAGATGCAGGCCGCCCTCGCGGCCGACGACCAGATCATCATCCAGCTGCAGCCCAGCGTCGACCTCGTCGCCGGCAAGCCGCTCGGCGCCGAGGTGCTGGTGCGCTGGCGCCATCCCCGCCGGGGGATGCTGAGCCCGGCGTCCTTCATCCCGGACCTGGAGCACACCGACCTGATCGCGCCGCTGACCCGGCGGGTCTTCGAACTGGCCCTGGGCACCTACCGCACCTGGCTCGACGACGGCATCGACGCGCCGGTCGCGGTGAACCTCTCGGCGCGGTCGCTGCTCGATCGCGACCTGCCCGACGAGGTCAGCCGCCTGCTGGCCGAGTTCGACGTGCCGCCGGACCGTTTGGTGTTGGAGATCACCGAGACCGCGATGATGAGCGAGCTCGAGGTCGTCGACGAGGTGCTCACCGCGCTACGCGACCGAGGCGTGCGGCTCTCCCTGGACGATTTCGGCACCGGGTTCTCGTCGCTCACCTCGGTGGCGCGCGTCACCGTGGACGAGATCAAGATCGACCGGCAGTTCGTGATCGCGATGGAGAGCTCCCGCCAGGCCGAAGCGGTGGTCCGGATGACCGTCGGGCTGGCCCACACGCTGGGCCTGCGCGCGATCGCCGAGGGCGTCGAGACCGCTCAGCAACGCGCTGAGCTGATGAAACTCGGCTGCCACGGGGCCCAGGGCTTCTTCTTCTATCCGCCGCTCGACCCCGACGACGCCAAGATCGTGCTGGCGGCCCGCGGTGGGCCCGACGGTCCACCGGAGTGA
- a CDS encoding L,D-transpeptidase: MTPPVLPGAGPRGVRGRLILLVALLATALLVAGCSGSGSGDGGSGSGNGADPTTSPSPDGPKLTVKPAADATAVPPTDPITLSIDKDTITAVSVKSDKGDAVEGEVGADKRSWASKGKLSFGATYTVSVTTTGGGAPLTSKFATVPTPGADSSVRASSPLGDNKSYGVGMPIVLKLSRSVKSDAARTAYEKMLKVSSEPPTTGAWGWVSSTELHFRPSEYWAAGSKVHVTVDSAGRPVADGVWGRTDMTIDFKIGTNRRLVADSSTHTMKVSEGGEVVRSMPISLGKPKYPSSSGTMVVIDKRREAMFDSSTYGLAVDSPDGYRTKVEYPMRLTWGGEFIHSAPWSVEQQGKENVSHGCINVSEANAIWLYERLQVGDPVTVKNTETTVELGNGYSDWTLDFEDWLTHSKTGAVTTT, from the coding sequence GTGACTCCCCCCGTCCTCCCTGGCGCCGGCCCCCGCGGCGTCCGGGGCCGTCTGATCCTGCTGGTCGCGTTGCTCGCGACCGCTCTTCTGGTGGCCGGCTGCTCCGGTTCGGGTAGCGGAGACGGCGGCAGCGGCAGCGGCAACGGCGCCGACCCGACGACGTCCCCCTCGCCCGACGGTCCGAAGCTCACCGTGAAGCCGGCCGCGGACGCGACCGCGGTCCCGCCGACGGACCCGATCACGCTCTCGATCGACAAGGACACGATCACCGCCGTGTCGGTGAAGTCCGACAAGGGTGACGCGGTCGAGGGCGAGGTCGGCGCGGACAAGCGCAGCTGGGCGAGCAAGGGCAAGCTCTCGTTCGGCGCCACCTACACCGTCTCGGTCACGACGACCGGAGGCGGCGCGCCGCTGACCTCGAAGTTCGCGACGGTCCCGACGCCGGGTGCGGACAGCTCGGTCCGCGCGTCGAGCCCGCTCGGCGACAACAAGAGCTACGGCGTCGGCATGCCGATCGTGTTGAAGCTGAGCCGCTCGGTGAAGAGCGACGCGGCGCGCACCGCGTACGAGAAGATGCTGAAGGTCAGCTCGGAGCCGCCGACGACCGGCGCGTGGGGCTGGGTCAGCTCCACCGAACTGCACTTCCGGCCGTCGGAGTACTGGGCCGCGGGCAGCAAGGTCCACGTCACGGTCGACAGCGCGGGCCGGCCGGTCGCCGACGGCGTCTGGGGCCGCACCGACATGACGATCGACTTCAAGATCGGCACCAACCGGCGGCTGGTGGCCGACTCCTCGACGCACACGATGAAGGTGTCCGAGGGTGGCGAGGTCGTGAGGTCGATGCCGATCAGCCTGGGCAAGCCGAAGTACCCGTCGAGCAGCGGCACGATGGTCGTCATCGACAAGCGTCGCGAGGCGATGTTCGACTCGTCGACCTACGGCCTGGCGGTCGACTCGCCCGACGGTTACCGCACCAAGGTCGAGTACCCGATGCGGCTCACCTGGGGCGGCGAGTTCATTCACTCGGCGCCGTGGTCGGTGGAGCAGCAGGGCAAGGAGAACGTCTCGCACGGCTGCATCAACGTGTCCGAGGCGAACGCGATCTGGCTCTACGAGCGGCTGCAGGTCGGCGACCCGGTCACGGTCAAGAACACCGAGACGACGGTCGAGCTCGGCAACGGGTACAGCGACTGGACGCTCGACTTCGAGGACTGGCTGACGCACTCCAAGACCGGCGCGGTCACGACGACCTAG
- the greA gene encoding transcription elongation factor GreA, producing MSTTDEARATWLTQEAFDRLKAELEELKTNRPVIAAEINARREEGDLKENGGYHAAKEEQGKQEGRIRQLEDLLRSARVGEAPTTATVVVPGTVITVHFDDDPDDAETFLLGSREISSTTDLTVYSPESALGAAILDHKPGDKVSYEAPNGRTINVTIANLEPFAG from the coding sequence GTGTCTACGACCGATGAGGCGCGCGCAACCTGGCTCACACAGGAGGCGTTCGACCGGCTGAAGGCCGAGCTCGAGGAGCTCAAGACGAACCGTCCCGTGATCGCGGCGGAGATCAACGCGCGGCGCGAGGAGGGTGACCTCAAGGAGAACGGCGGTTACCACGCCGCCAAAGAGGAGCAGGGCAAGCAGGAGGGCCGGATCCGGCAGCTCGAGGACCTCCTCCGCAGCGCGCGCGTCGGCGAGGCGCCCACCACGGCGACCGTCGTCGTGCCCGGCACGGTGATCACCGTTCACTTCGACGACGACCCGGACGACGCCGAGACGTTCCTGCTCGGCTCCCGCGAGATCTCGTCGACCACCGACCTGACGGTGTACTCCCCCGAGTCGGCGCTCGGTGCGGCGATCCTGGACCACAAGCCGGGCGACAAGGTGTCCTACGAGGCGCCGAACGGTCGCACGATCAACGTCACGATCGCCAACCTCGAGCCGTTCGCGGGCTGA
- the ilvA gene encoding threonine ammonia-lyase, giving the protein MPSVDAVVTPPDLVTLSDVRAAQEVLAGAGVVRRTPLEECQPLRGLVGGPVLFKCENLQHAGSFKLRGAYLRLARLSPEERAGGVVAASAGNHAQGVALAARAVGTHATVFMPVGASLPKVAATREYGATVELVGATIEDAMAAATAFARDRGAVYVHPFDHPDVVAGQGTVGLEILEQYPDVRTVVVPTGGGGLVAGIATVLRAERPDVRLVGVQAAGAAAVRVSLAAGHPVTLDGMRTMADGIAVGRPGDLTFAHIAAQVDEVRSVSEEQLSQALLFSLERAKMVVEPAGAAALAAVLAEPEAFAAPVVVVLSGGNIDPLLLLRVIEHGMGAAGRYLDLTVRFADRPGMLAGLLGALAKQRANVLDIAHVRHDAALRVGEVEVSLTVETDGPDHSHRTVNALRAAGYSVE; this is encoded by the coding sequence ATGCCGAGCGTGGACGCTGTCGTCACCCCACCCGATCTGGTGACGCTGTCCGATGTCCGAGCCGCCCAGGAGGTGCTGGCGGGGGCCGGAGTGGTGCGCCGGACGCCGCTGGAGGAGTGCCAGCCGCTGCGCGGGCTCGTCGGCGGCCCGGTGCTGTTCAAGTGCGAGAACTTGCAGCACGCGGGGTCGTTCAAGCTGCGCGGCGCCTACCTGCGGCTGGCCAGGCTCTCCCCGGAGGAGCGGGCCGGTGGGGTGGTCGCGGCCAGCGCGGGCAACCACGCGCAGGGCGTCGCGCTGGCGGCTCGGGCGGTCGGCACGCACGCCACCGTGTTCATGCCGGTCGGGGCTTCGCTGCCGAAGGTGGCGGCCACCCGCGAGTACGGCGCCACGGTGGAGTTGGTCGGCGCCACCATCGAGGATGCGATGGCCGCGGCCACCGCGTTCGCCCGCGACCGGGGCGCGGTCTACGTGCACCCGTTCGACCACCCGGACGTCGTCGCCGGCCAGGGGACCGTCGGGCTGGAGATCCTGGAGCAGTACCCGGACGTGCGGACGGTCGTCGTCCCGACCGGGGGCGGCGGGCTGGTGGCCGGCATCGCGACCGTGCTGCGCGCGGAGCGGCCGGACGTCCGGCTGGTGGGCGTGCAGGCCGCCGGAGCCGCGGCGGTGCGGGTGTCGCTGGCGGCGGGGCATCCGGTGACGCTCGACGGGATGCGCACGATGGCCGACGGCATCGCGGTCGGCCGTCCGGGCGATCTGACGTTCGCGCACATCGCCGCCCAGGTGGACGAGGTGCGCTCGGTCTCCGAGGAGCAGCTCTCGCAGGCCCTGCTGTTCAGCCTGGAGCGGGCCAAGATGGTGGTCGAACCGGCCGGTGCGGCGGCGCTGGCCGCGGTGCTGGCCGAGCCGGAGGCGTTCGCCGCGCCGGTCGTGGTGGTGCTGTCGGGCGGCAACATCGACCCGCTGCTGCTCCTGCGGGTGATCGAGCACGGGATGGGCGCGGCCGGGCGGTACCTGGACCTCACCGTGCGGTTCGCCGACCGGCCGGGAATGCTGGCCGGCCTGCTCGGCGCCCTGGCCAAGCAGCGGGCGAACGTCCTCGACATCGCCCACGTACGGCACGACGCCGCGCTGCGGGTCGGCGAGGTCGAGGTGTCGCTGACCGTCGAGACGGACGGGCCGGACCACTCGCACCGGACGGTGAACGCACTGCGGGCCGCGGGCTACTCGGTGGAGTAG
- a CDS encoding MDR family MFS transporter: protein MANHGTSTSNELTHRQIVTILIGLMLGMFLSALDQTVVATAIRTIADDLDGFDLQAWATTAFLITSTIVTPLYGKLSDIYGRKPLFVTAIVLFLIGSLLCGTASSMYELAAYRAVQGMGAGGLMSLAFAIIGDIVPPRERSKYQGYFMAVFGTSSVLGPVIGGFFAGADSVLGAAGWRWIFWVNLPIGAVALVVVYRFLHVPHSPRDHRIDWPGALALVLALVPLLTVAEQGREWGWGSGRAIGCYVVGVIGTALFLLAERRYGDEALLPLRMFRGRTYAVGSAGSLIIGMGMFGAMALLPQYLQIVKGSSPTMGGLQMLPLVVGIMSAAAVSGTIITRTGRYKIFPLIGSVLMAVALLLFSRIGADTPLWQTMLIMATFGAGLGVNMQPVILAVQNAVDPRDMGVATAAVTFFRQMGGTLGTAVFLSVLFTGLTRDIGTRVAEASQTAEYRAALAAHPEQAATLQAANSGSLSDTSFINTLDAVLAHPFKVGFSDAMSTVFLLAAAIMVIGAVVMWMLPELPLRSQSGLQARAAAESAPAAPAAAVDLDDSDLDLNDPDLRELNDETSRPRSS from the coding sequence GTGGCTAATCACGGAACATCCACCTCGAACGAGCTGACCCACCGGCAGATCGTCACGATTCTGATCGGACTCATGCTCGGGATGTTCCTGAGCGCACTCGATCAGACCGTGGTGGCCACCGCGATCCGCACGATCGCCGACGACCTGGACGGCTTCGACCTCCAGGCCTGGGCGACCACCGCGTTCCTGATCACGTCCACGATCGTGACGCCGCTCTACGGCAAGCTCTCCGACATCTACGGGCGCAAACCGCTGTTCGTGACCGCGATCGTGCTGTTCCTGATCGGCTCGCTGCTCTGCGGCACCGCGTCGTCGATGTACGAGCTCGCGGCCTACCGGGCGGTCCAGGGAATGGGCGCCGGCGGGCTGATGTCGCTGGCGTTCGCGATCATCGGCGACATCGTGCCGCCCCGGGAGCGCTCGAAGTACCAGGGCTACTTCATGGCGGTGTTCGGCACCTCGAGCGTGCTCGGGCCGGTGATCGGCGGGTTCTTCGCCGGAGCGGACTCCGTGCTGGGCGCGGCCGGGTGGCGCTGGATCTTCTGGGTGAACCTGCCGATCGGCGCCGTCGCGCTCGTCGTCGTCTACCGGTTCCTGCACGTCCCGCACTCGCCGCGCGACCACCGGATCGACTGGCCGGGGGCGCTGGCCCTCGTGCTCGCGCTGGTGCCGCTGCTCACCGTCGCCGAGCAGGGCCGGGAGTGGGGCTGGGGCTCGGGGCGCGCGATCGGCTGCTACGTCGTCGGCGTGATCGGCACCGCGCTGTTCCTGCTGGCCGAACGCCGGTACGGGGACGAGGCCCTGCTCCCGCTGCGGATGTTCCGCGGGCGGACGTACGCGGTGGGCTCGGCCGGCAGCCTGATCATCGGCATGGGCATGTTCGGCGCGATGGCACTGCTCCCGCAGTACCTGCAGATCGTCAAGGGCTCCTCGCCGACGATGGGCGGCCTGCAAATGCTGCCGCTGGTGGTCGGCATCATGAGCGCGGCCGCCGTCTCCGGGACGATCATCACCCGCACCGGGCGCTACAAGATCTTCCCGCTGATCGGCAGCGTGCTGATGGCGGTCGCGCTGCTGCTGTTCTCACGCATCGGCGCGGACACACCGCTGTGGCAGACGATGCTGATCATGGCCACGTTCGGCGCCGGGCTCGGCGTCAACATGCAGCCGGTGATCCTCGCCGTGCAGAACGCCGTCGACCCGCGCGACATGGGGGTCGCGACGGCCGCGGTCACGTTCTTCCGCCAGATGGGCGGCACGCTCGGCACCGCGGTGTTCCTGTCGGTGCTGTTCACCGGCCTCACCAGGGACATCGGTACGCGGGTCGCGGAGGCGTCGCAGACCGCGGAGTACCGGGCCGCTCTCGCCGCCCACCCCGAGCAGGCCGCCACGCTCCAGGCCGCGAACAGCGGTTCGCTCTCCGACACGTCGTTCATCAACACGCTGGACGCCGTGCTCGCCCACCCGTTCAAGGTCGGCTTCTCCGACGCGATGAGCACGGTGTTCCTGCTGGCGGCGGCGATCATGGTGATCGGCGCGGTCGTCATGTGGATGCTGCCCGAGCTGCCGCTGCGCAGCCAGAGCGGCCTGCAGGCCCGCGCGGCCGCCGAGAGCGCCCCGGCCGCCCCGGCCGCTGCCGTCGACCTGGACGACAGCGACCTCGACCTGAACGACCCGGACCTGCGTGAGCTCAACGACGAGACGTCGCGGCCTAGGTCGTCGTGA
- a CDS encoding sigma 54-interacting transcriptional regulator codes for MTRDASAAEAAARPEPTTLGALRDAGTPYRGVKAEIRHNLLARLRAGEPSVPGILGFDDTVLPELERALLAGHDLVLLGERGQGKTRLIRSLISLLDEWTPVIAGSELNDHPFAPISVYGQNLVAELGDATPVEWLHRSLRFGEKLATPDTSVGDLIGDVDPIKVAEGRTLGDPETIHYGLIPRTNRGIVAVNELPDLAERIQVALLNVLEERDIQVRGYTLRLPLDLLVVASANPEDYTNRGRIITPLKDRFGAEIRTHYPLDLPGELAVIEQEALVSWPDEQLGDPVVPDHLREIIGRFTREVREAPQVDQRSGVSARFAIAALETVAASAVRRAAKTGETPVARVSDLPSVVPASRGKVEFADLSGDLEDGRELEILDHLLRRSIARTFRRYLAGVDLSGLQAKFEGGSTVMAGENVAAADLLHQLGTVPGLAQILERVGVPDGAESPGLAAAALEFAMEGLHLNRRLAKDVAEGQTLYGS; via the coding sequence GTGACGCGTGATGCCTCGGCGGCCGAGGCGGCAGCCCGGCCCGAACCCACCACTCTTGGCGCCCTCCGGGACGCCGGGACCCCCTACCGCGGTGTGAAAGCCGAAATCCGGCACAACCTGCTGGCCCGGCTCCGCGCCGGCGAGCCTTCCGTCCCCGGAATCCTGGGATTCGACGACACCGTCCTCCCCGAGTTGGAGCGAGCGCTGCTCGCCGGCCACGACCTCGTGCTCCTCGGTGAGCGCGGCCAGGGCAAGACCCGCCTGATCCGGTCGTTGATCTCCCTGCTCGACGAGTGGACCCCGGTGATCGCCGGTTCCGAACTCAACGACCACCCGTTCGCGCCGATCAGCGTGTACGGCCAGAACCTCGTCGCCGAACTCGGCGACGCGACGCCGGTCGAGTGGCTGCACCGCTCGCTCCGGTTCGGCGAGAAGCTCGCCACCCCCGACACCTCCGTCGGCGACCTGATCGGCGACGTCGACCCGATCAAGGTGGCCGAAGGTCGCACGCTCGGCGACCCGGAGACCATCCACTACGGCCTAATCCCCCGCACCAACCGCGGCATCGTCGCCGTGAACGAGCTGCCCGACCTGGCCGAACGCATCCAGGTGGCGCTGCTCAACGTGCTCGAGGAGCGCGACATCCAGGTCCGCGGCTACACGCTGCGCCTGCCGCTCGACCTCCTCGTGGTCGCCAGCGCGAACCCCGAGGACTACACCAACCGCGGCCGGATCATCACCCCGCTCAAGGACCGGTTCGGGGCCGAGATCCGCACCCACTACCCGCTGGACCTCCCCGGCGAGCTGGCCGTCATCGAGCAGGAAGCACTGGTCAGCTGGCCGGACGAGCAGCTCGGCGACCCGGTCGTGCCCGACCACCTGCGCGAGATCATCGGCCGCTTCACCCGCGAGGTCCGGGAGGCCCCCCAGGTCGACCAGCGGTCGGGCGTCTCGGCCCGGTTCGCGATCGCCGCGCTGGAGACGGTGGCCGCCTCGGCGGTCCGGCGGGCCGCGAAGACCGGCGAGACGCCGGTGGCCCGGGTCAGCGATCTGCCGTCGGTGGTTCCGGCCAGCCGCGGCAAGGTCGAGTTCGCCGACCTCTCCGGCGACCTGGAGGACGGCCGCGAGCTGGAGATCCTCGATCACCTGCTGCGCCGGTCGATCGCCCGGACGTTCCGGCGTTACCTGGCCGGCGTCGACCTCTCCGGTCTGCAGGCCAAGTTCGAGGGCGGCAGCACGGTGATGGCCGGCGAGAACGTGGCCGCGGCCGACCTGCTGCACCAGCTGGGCACGGTGCCCGGCCTGGCCCAGATCCTCGAGCGCGTCGGAGTGCCGGACGGGGCGGAGTCGCCCGGTCTCGCCGCGGCCGCGCTGGAATTCGCGATGGAAGGGCTCCACCTCAACCGCCGGCTGGCCAAGGACGTGGCCGAAGGTCAGACCCTCTACGGCTCCTGA
- a CDS encoding sensor histidine kinase gives MTAAQIDGDPSPDAGPVLGHQALIYSSSDELTACGADFLRQGIERGDTVVLAVPDAAGLVAALGTHADRVDVVDDRVWHRIPAWTIGGYARRTERAARKKQRLRVLTEIRWDEPSAIGEWQCYEAVLNTALAGLPVDLCCAYDAQGLAEDVVDAARRTHPSTLGPDGVAPSDHFVPAVEFLASGPETPRLPVPSDALRVEFGAAEIPSVRQTALRWARDGGMNEDDASEFLIAIYEIASNAVEHGGGRGVGRFWSGADRLFCDIWSAQHIADPLVAGFRPPGTAQERGRGLWLARQICEQVTIYNNGGATVQLARSVESR, from the coding sequence TTGACCGCGGCACAGATCGACGGTGACCCTTCGCCCGACGCGGGCCCCGTGCTCGGCCACCAAGCGTTGATCTACTCCTCCTCCGACGAGTTGACCGCCTGCGGGGCGGACTTCCTGCGACAGGGCATCGAGCGGGGCGACACCGTCGTGCTGGCCGTCCCGGACGCGGCCGGGCTGGTCGCCGCGCTCGGCACGCACGCCGACCGGGTCGACGTCGTGGACGATCGGGTCTGGCATCGCATCCCGGCCTGGACGATCGGCGGGTACGCCCGCCGCACCGAGCGCGCCGCCCGCAAGAAGCAGCGCCTGCGGGTGCTGACCGAGATCCGTTGGGACGAGCCGTCGGCCATCGGCGAGTGGCAGTGTTACGAGGCCGTGCTCAACACGGCGCTCGCCGGCCTTCCGGTGGACCTGTGCTGCGCGTACGACGCGCAAGGGCTCGCCGAGGACGTCGTGGACGCGGCCCGGCGCACCCACCCGTCGACGCTCGGGCCGGACGGCGTCGCGCCGTCGGACCACTTCGTCCCGGCGGTCGAGTTCCTCGCCTCCGGCCCGGAGACGCCCCGCCTGCCGGTGCCGTCCGACGCGCTGCGGGTCGAGTTCGGCGCCGCCGAGATCCCCTCGGTGCGTCAGACCGCGCTGCGCTGGGCCCGCGACGGCGGCATGAACGAGGACGACGCGAGCGAGTTCCTGATCGCGATCTACGAGATCGCCAGCAACGCGGTCGAGCACGGGGGCGGCCGGGGCGTCGGCCGGTTCTGGTCCGGGGCCGACCGGCTGTTCTGCGACATCTGGAGCGCCCAGCACATCGCCGACCCGCTGGTGGCCGGGTTCCGCCCGCCGGGCACCGCGCAGGAGCGCGGCCGCGGGCTCTGGCTCGCCCGTCAGATCTGCGAACAGGTGACGATTTACAACAACGGTGGCGCAACCGTGCAATTGGCGCGCTCGGTCGAGTCGCGCTGA